A single genomic interval of Spirosoma linguale DSM 74 harbors:
- a CDS encoding protein of unknown function DUF214 (PFAM: protein of unknown function DUF214~KEGG: cps:CPS_4700 ABC transporter, permease protein): MLRNYFLIAFRNLRKHKSFSFINITGVAVGLACFLLIALYVQDELSYDRYNTHADRTYRLTRTFLSSEGTASLRLAQAAPPFGPLIKQDFPEAEQVVRTIDNGGLVKYGEHSFNEEDMFFAEANLFKVFDFNVTSGNPEHALVNPFSIMFSRPMAEKYFGRENPVGKTVRLYDQFDLTVTGVFEPLPAQSHFHPSFLVSFSTFNDNRVYGAEQLRTNWSNNSFNTYVLLKPNGNPQRMEAAFPSFQDKYVPAEEGRKASAFSILNLQKLTDIHLKSHTDSEIEPTGDMSYIYLFSAIGLFILLIACINYMNLATARSAGRAKEVGMRKVVGALRSQLIGQFLSESILVVTFSLFIAIGLVLLCLPVLNEFTQKHMAFSQLLDPVFLSVLIGITLLTGLVAGSYPAFFLTSFRPLGVLKGQIASTMRTGKLRQVLVITQFAIAIALIISTAVVYNQMKYIQNYRLGYAKDQVLLLSDIGDSTTNYETLKQQLLQTGAVRDMGRSSRVPSGRLLDSYGGMAMKGDSMAPVKINLRGLRVDYDFIPAYQISMAAGRNFSRAYSTDTSMVVLNETAVRQLGWTPEQAIGKPFQYGPAKGQIIGVTKDYHFESLHQQVAALAMILTPRQLNWISIPLKGNITASIQQVESVWKQYFPQRPFDYQFLDTRFDRLYAREQTQQTLFSIFAGVAILISCLGLFGLSMFMAEQRTKEIGIRKVLGASEASLVALFSQDFMKLVLVALVIASPIAWYAMHTWLSDFAYRTDIHWWVFLLAGGLTIFIALLTVSFQSVKAALMNPVKSLRSE, translated from the coding sequence ATGCTGCGAAACTATTTTCTTATCGCCTTTCGCAATTTGCGGAAACATAAATCATTCAGTTTCATCAACATCACGGGGGTAGCTGTGGGATTGGCGTGCTTCCTGCTCATTGCCCTCTATGTGCAGGATGAACTGAGCTACGACCGCTACAACACCCATGCAGATCGGACGTATCGCCTTACACGCACGTTCCTCTCGTCGGAAGGCACGGCTTCCCTGCGGCTGGCACAGGCGGCACCACCCTTCGGCCCGCTCATCAAGCAGGATTTTCCGGAAGCCGAGCAGGTTGTGCGAACGATTGATAACGGAGGGCTGGTAAAATACGGCGAGCACTCGTTCAACGAGGAGGATATGTTTTTTGCCGAAGCGAATCTGTTCAAGGTGTTCGATTTTAACGTCACCAGCGGAAACCCCGAACACGCGCTGGTGAATCCGTTTTCGATCATGTTCTCCCGGCCGATGGCGGAGAAGTACTTTGGCCGGGAGAACCCGGTCGGTAAAACCGTTCGCCTGTATGACCAGTTCGATCTGACCGTAACGGGTGTGTTTGAGCCTTTGCCCGCTCAGTCGCATTTTCATCCCAGCTTCCTAGTGTCGTTTTCGACCTTCAACGACAACCGCGTTTACGGCGCAGAACAGCTTCGGACCAACTGGAGCAACAACTCATTCAACACCTATGTGCTGCTAAAGCCCAACGGTAATCCACAGCGAATGGAAGCTGCGTTTCCGAGCTTTCAGGACAAATATGTTCCGGCCGAGGAAGGGCGTAAAGCATCCGCTTTTTCAATACTGAACCTCCAAAAACTCACCGATATTCACCTGAAGTCGCATACCGATTCGGAGATAGAACCCACCGGCGACATGAGTTATATCTATCTGTTTTCGGCCATTGGTTTATTCATTCTGCTCATTGCCTGCATCAATTACATGAATCTGGCAACTGCCCGGTCGGCAGGGCGGGCCAAAGAGGTTGGGATGCGCAAGGTTGTAGGGGCTTTGCGTTCCCAACTCATTGGGCAGTTTTTGAGCGAGTCGATTTTAGTGGTAACCTTCTCTTTATTCATTGCCATCGGGCTGGTGCTACTTTGTTTGCCCGTGCTGAACGAGTTTACGCAAAAACATATGGCGTTTAGCCAATTGCTTGACCCTGTCTTTTTGAGTGTCCTCATTGGCATTACCTTACTCACCGGCCTAGTGGCAGGTAGTTACCCCGCCTTCTTCCTCACCTCCTTCCGGCCATTAGGCGTGCTGAAAGGACAGATTGCATCGACCATGCGGACGGGCAAACTACGGCAGGTGCTGGTGATCACGCAGTTCGCTATTGCCATCGCGCTCATTATCAGCACGGCCGTCGTCTATAACCAGATGAAATACATTCAGAATTACCGGCTGGGCTACGCGAAAGATCAGGTACTTCTCCTGTCAGACATTGGTGACTCAACAACGAATTACGAAACCCTAAAACAGCAACTCCTGCAAACGGGTGCCGTACGCGACATGGGCCGTTCCTCGCGCGTACCGTCGGGCAGACTGCTCGATTCATACGGCGGCATGGCTATGAAAGGCGACAGCATGGCCCCGGTAAAAATCAACTTACGGGGACTGCGCGTCGATTACGATTTCATCCCGGCTTACCAGATCAGCATGGCCGCTGGGCGCAACTTCTCGCGGGCCTACTCCACCGACACGTCGATGGTGGTGCTGAACGAAACAGCCGTGCGTCAGTTGGGCTGGACACCCGAACAGGCCATCGGCAAACCGTTTCAGTATGGCCCCGCCAAAGGCCAGATCATCGGCGTAACGAAGGATTACCACTTTGAATCCCTGCATCAGCAGGTGGCTGCACTGGCCATGATTCTGACACCCCGTCAGCTTAACTGGATTTCCATCCCACTCAAAGGAAATATTACGGCGAGTATTCAGCAGGTCGAATCGGTCTGGAAGCAATACTTCCCGCAACGCCCGTTCGACTACCAGTTTCTGGATACCCGCTTTGACCGGCTCTACGCCCGCGAGCAAACGCAGCAAACGTTGTTCAGCATCTTTGCGGGAGTGGCTATCCTTATTTCGTGCCTCGGTTTGTTTGGCCTGTCGATGTTCATGGCGGAACAGCGTACCAAGGAAATCGGTATTCGCAAAGTGCTGGGTGCGTCGGAAGCGAGTCTGGTAGCCTTGTTCTCTCAGGACTTCATGAAACTGGTACTGGTAGCATTGGTCATTGCATCGCCCATCGCGTGGTACGCCATGCACACCTGGCTCAGCGACTTCGCCTACCGCACCGACATCCACTGGTGGGTATTCCTGCTGGCCGGTGGCCTGACGATTTTCATAGCCTTATTAACCGTAAGTTTTCAAAGCGTGAAAGCCGCCTTGATGAACCCGGTAAAATCATTACGGTCGGAATAG
- a CDS encoding protein of unknown function DUF214 (PFAM: protein of unknown function DUF214~KEGG: cps:CPS_4700 ABC transporter, permease protein) has protein sequence MLTNYIKIAWRNLIRNKAFSAINIVGLAIGLATCLLISLFVLDELSYDRFNEKADRIVRVIFRGSSAGGKMNEAHVMPPTAQTLKADYPEVLDATRMRMAGAPVITVNNRTFRDAATAFADSNLFQVFTLPLLKGNARTALTRPNTAVITQALARNYFGNQDPIGKIITMKSWKATYQVTGVIDNMPTNSHFHVDLLLSMASLPEAKGNSWMTSEFFTYLLLPEGYDYKQLEAKLPQVVEKYMGPQLQKAMGMTLTQFRQKGNDIGLYLQPLTDIHLHSDFAYDLSPAGNIQYVYISGAIALFILLIACINFMNLSTAGAAKRAKEVGVRKVLGSAKQALTMQFLVESLLLTAIALLLAVGLVYLALPAFNELADKKLNLNVTTAPWLIPALLAFGLGVGVLAGSYPAFFLSSFKPIAVLKGSKFTGDSRSIGLRSGLVVVQFFISITLMVSTAVVYQQLNYIQNKKLGYDKEQVLVLPETWLLGTNEEAFRNQLMQDSRVVNVSTSGYLPAGPGNNNNFFVYPESQSTQIVKTLRYDVDYNYIPTLGIQLATGRNFSKTYGTDSTGIILNETAARTLGWAKNALGHSLSRADQDGKVMTYRVIGVVKDFHFKSLHEPITPLVMVLSSNSGTVIAKVKTKDISGLLASLKTQWNRFTTDAPFTYAFLDERFNATYRAEQKTGLILGIFAGLTIFVACLGLFGLATFTAEQRTKEIGVRKVLGASVLGIVSLLSKDFLKLVGIALVLAVPVSWWAMTKWLQDFAYKIDISWWVFALAGVLAVVITLLTVSFQSVKAALMNPVKSLKSE, from the coding sequence ATGCTTACAAACTACATCAAAATCGCCTGGCGGAACCTGATCCGCAACAAAGCCTTCTCGGCGATTAATATCGTGGGGTTGGCGATTGGATTGGCGACGTGCCTGCTCATCAGTCTGTTTGTTCTCGACGAGTTAAGCTACGACCGCTTCAACGAAAAAGCCGACCGGATTGTAAGGGTTATCTTCCGTGGATCGTCGGCGGGCGGTAAGATGAACGAAGCCCATGTGATGCCCCCCACGGCCCAGACCCTCAAAGCCGATTACCCCGAAGTGCTGGATGCCACCCGAATGCGTATGGCGGGCGCGCCGGTCATAACCGTAAACAACAGGACGTTTCGGGATGCCGCTACAGCCTTTGCCGATTCCAACCTCTTCCAGGTATTTACGCTGCCGCTGCTGAAAGGCAATGCCAGAACAGCGTTGACCCGACCTAATACCGCCGTTATCACGCAGGCCCTGGCCCGCAACTACTTCGGCAATCAGGACCCCATCGGTAAGATCATCACCATGAAAAGCTGGAAAGCTACCTATCAGGTAACGGGAGTGATCGACAACATGCCCACCAACTCGCATTTTCATGTCGACCTGTTGCTGTCGATGGCCAGCCTACCCGAAGCCAAAGGTAACTCGTGGATGACGTCCGAATTTTTCACCTACCTGCTCCTGCCCGAAGGCTACGACTACAAGCAACTGGAAGCCAAACTGCCGCAGGTTGTCGAGAAATACATGGGACCGCAACTGCAAAAGGCGATGGGTATGACACTGACCCAGTTCCGGCAGAAAGGCAACGACATTGGCTTATACCTCCAACCCCTCACCGACATTCACCTGCATTCTGATTTTGCTTACGACCTGAGCCCAGCCGGGAATATCCAGTACGTCTACATTTCGGGGGCCATTGCGCTCTTCATCCTGCTTATTGCCTGCATCAATTTCATGAACCTGAGTACGGCCGGAGCGGCCAAACGAGCTAAAGAGGTGGGCGTCCGGAAAGTGCTGGGTTCGGCAAAACAAGCTCTGACCATGCAGTTTCTGGTCGAATCACTGCTCCTGACGGCCATTGCGTTGCTGCTGGCGGTTGGGCTGGTGTATCTGGCGCTCCCGGCCTTTAATGAACTGGCCGACAAGAAACTTAACCTGAATGTAACGACAGCCCCCTGGTTGATTCCGGCTTTGCTGGCGTTTGGGCTGGGGGTTGGGGTACTGGCGGGGAGTTATCCGGCATTCTTTCTGTCGTCGTTCAAGCCCATTGCGGTGCTGAAAGGCAGCAAATTTACAGGCGACAGCCGAAGCATCGGCCTCCGAAGCGGGCTGGTGGTCGTGCAGTTTTTTATTTCCATCACGCTCATGGTCAGCACGGCGGTGGTGTACCAGCAGCTTAACTATATCCAGAACAAAAAGCTGGGTTACGACAAGGAGCAGGTGCTGGTACTGCCCGAAACCTGGCTGTTAGGAACCAATGAAGAGGCATTCCGCAATCAGCTTATGCAGGACTCGCGGGTGGTCAACGTCAGCACCTCGGGCTACCTGCCCGCCGGCCCCGGCAACAATAACAATTTCTTTGTCTACCCGGAATCACAATCGACCCAGATCGTCAAGACGCTCCGCTACGATGTCGATTACAACTACATTCCAACACTGGGTATACAACTGGCGACCGGGCGTAATTTCTCGAAGACATACGGCACCGATTCGACGGGGATCATTCTGAACGAAACGGCGGCCCGAACCCTGGGCTGGGCGAAAAATGCGCTGGGACACAGCCTGAGCCGGGCCGACCAGGATGGCAAGGTGATGACCTACCGGGTGATTGGCGTGGTGAAAGATTTTCACTTCAAGTCCTTGCACGAGCCGATTACACCCCTGGTGATGGTACTGAGCAGCAACTCCGGAACGGTCATTGCCAAGGTAAAAACCAAAGACATTTCGGGTTTACTGGCTTCCCTGAAAACCCAGTGGAATCGGTTCACTACCGATGCGCCGTTCACCTACGCCTTTCTGGACGAGCGTTTCAACGCCACCTACCGGGCCGAACAGAAGACGGGGCTTATCCTCGGCATTTTTGCCGGGCTGACCATTTTTGTCGCCTGTCTGGGCCTGTTCGGGCTGGCGACGTTCACGGCCGAGCAGCGTACCAAAGAGATTGGTGTGCGGAAGGTGCTGGGAGCCTCCGTACTCGGTATCGTGTCCCTGCTGTCGAAAGATTTCCTCAAACTTGTGGGTATTGCCCTGGTGCTGGCAGTGCCCGTATCCTGGTGGGCCATGACGAAATGGCTTCAGGACTTTGCCTATAAAATCGACATTTCCTGGTGGGTCTTTGCGCTGGCGGGTGTGCTGGCAGTTGTCATCACCCTGCTTACGGTCAGTTTTCAAAGTGTAAAAGCCGCGTTAATGAACCCGGTGAAATCATTGAAATCGGAATAG
- a CDS encoding protein of unknown function DUF214 (PFAM: protein of unknown function DUF214~KEGG: cps:CPS_4700 ABC transporter, permease protein): MLKNYFTTALRVLRRNWNYTIINVVGLTFGLACCLVLFLAIRYELSYDRHHANADRTYRIITYNRNSGGDGRNTGIPLPALAALRNDFPELTHQVTMAYELYGGLVRVQDRQGNKFQEKEGVIAFVEPEYFRLFDYQWANGSPKTAVSNPQTAVLSEQMAQKYFGNVDPIGKTIRIDNKVDFVVTGVVQNPPTTSSLPFEVMLSFPSLKQYGTNGGWDDWQSNYSGAQIYMALPANVTSAQMERKLVPFLQKYMRPEDAKDLQYELQPLTNIHFDTRTGNSANRTVSKQMIWAMALIGLFVLITACVNFINLATAQAIRRAKEVGVRKVLGSSRTQLVRQFLSETGLLTGLAIVLAFVVANLSMPYVSELLDINAKSLTLFDPGVVSFVLVLALLTTVLAGFYPALVLSGYQPVLALRGKMRMAGSSQLTLRRGLIVFQFAISQVLLIGTIIAYSQMKYVRTADLGYNKDAVLTVNIPDRKPGQLEALRAKLVGLPNVKSLSYGISIPSSDGNWWSGFRYENADKDADFSIVMRFADTSYINTYGLKLIAGRMYQPADTARDMVVNESFVKKIGLHDPKQILGKRIRIGANSPQKEIVGVVRDFNTFSLHQETNACVLTNRRDAYHSLGIKLSTGQGSTEAIHSLIGEVETAWNATFPDFVFKYEFLDQALNSFYKSEERMYALFRLLAGIAIFIGCLGLYGVVAFMAEARTKEVGIRKVLGASVGNIVSLFSTDFVKLVFIALVVASPIAWYVMGKWLADFPYKIDIEWWMFALAGVLATGIALLTISFQSVKAALMNPVKSLKSE, from the coding sequence ATGCTCAAAAACTATTTCACCACCGCCCTGCGTGTCTTAAGACGCAACTGGAATTATACAATCATCAACGTTGTCGGATTGACGTTCGGACTGGCGTGCTGCCTTGTTCTTTTTCTGGCGATTCGTTACGAACTGAGCTACGACCGGCACCACGCCAACGCCGACCGGACCTACCGGATCATTACATACAACCGAAATTCGGGTGGCGATGGCCGCAATACGGGCATTCCCTTACCGGCACTGGCGGCACTGCGAAACGACTTCCCGGAGTTGACGCATCAGGTGACGATGGCTTATGAACTCTACGGCGGGCTCGTACGTGTGCAGGATCGGCAGGGGAACAAGTTTCAGGAAAAAGAAGGGGTCATCGCCTTTGTCGAACCCGAATACTTCCGGCTGTTTGACTACCAATGGGCAAATGGCAGCCCCAAAACGGCGGTCAGCAACCCGCAAACGGCGGTACTGTCGGAGCAGATGGCCCAGAAGTATTTTGGCAATGTCGACCCAATAGGCAAAACCATTCGTATCGACAACAAAGTCGATTTTGTGGTGACGGGCGTTGTTCAGAATCCACCAACTACGAGCAGCCTGCCGTTTGAGGTTATGCTGTCGTTCCCTTCGCTCAAACAATACGGGACGAATGGCGGCTGGGACGACTGGCAGTCGAACTACAGCGGTGCCCAGATTTACATGGCCTTACCGGCAAACGTGACATCGGCGCAGATGGAACGTAAGCTCGTGCCGTTCCTTCAAAAATACATGCGCCCGGAGGATGCCAAAGACCTTCAATACGAGTTGCAACCCCTCACCAACATTCACTTCGATACCCGCACGGGCAACTCAGCCAACCGAACAGTGAGCAAACAGATGATTTGGGCGATGGCTCTGATCGGGCTGTTCGTTCTGATAACGGCCTGTGTTAATTTCATCAATCTGGCTACGGCCCAGGCCATTCGTCGGGCCAAAGAGGTGGGCGTCCGGAAAGTACTTGGTAGTTCGCGGACGCAGCTGGTCCGGCAGTTTTTAAGCGAAACGGGCCTATTGACGGGTCTGGCCATCGTACTGGCTTTTGTAGTCGCCAATCTGTCGATGCCATATGTGTCGGAGCTGCTCGACATCAATGCAAAGTCGTTAACGCTATTCGACCCCGGCGTTGTGTCGTTTGTACTCGTACTAGCGCTGCTGACCACGGTGCTGGCGGGGTTTTATCCGGCCCTGGTGCTGTCGGGCTACCAGCCGGTGCTGGCCTTACGCGGCAAGATGCGGATGGCGGGCAGCAGCCAGCTTACGCTGCGCCGGGGCCTGATCGTATTTCAGTTTGCCATTTCGCAGGTGCTCTTGATCGGCACCATCATCGCTTACAGCCAGATGAAGTACGTCCGCACGGCTGACCTGGGCTACAACAAAGACGCCGTGCTCACGGTCAACATCCCCGACCGGAAGCCGGGCCAGCTGGAAGCCCTGCGCGCTAAACTGGTTGGGTTGCCCAACGTAAAATCACTGAGCTACGGCATCTCCATTCCGTCGTCGGATGGCAACTGGTGGAGCGGCTTCCGCTATGAAAACGCTGACAAAGACGCCGATTTTAGTATCGTCATGCGCTTTGCCGATACATCGTATATCAACACCTATGGTCTGAAACTCATTGCCGGGCGCATGTACCAACCCGCCGACACCGCCCGGGATATGGTTGTAAACGAGTCGTTTGTCAAGAAAATTGGCCTGCACGACCCGAAACAGATTCTCGGCAAACGCATCAGGATTGGGGCTAATAGCCCTCAAAAGGAGATCGTGGGGGTTGTTCGCGACTTCAATACCTTCTCGCTCCATCAGGAAACCAACGCCTGTGTACTCACCAACCGCCGGGACGCTTATCATTCGCTCGGCATCAAACTCTCGACCGGGCAGGGCAGCACCGAAGCCATTCATAGCCTGATTGGCGAGGTAGAAACGGCCTGGAACGCCACCTTCCCGGACTTTGTCTTCAAGTATGAATTTCTGGATCAGGCCCTCAACAGCTTTTACAAGAGCGAAGAGCGCATGTACGCCCTGTTCCGGCTGCTGGCGGGTATCGCCATTTTTATCGGCTGTCTGGGTCTCTACGGCGTGGTAGCCTTCATGGCCGAAGCCCGCACCAAAGAAGTGGGCATCCGCAAAGTGCTGGGGGCATCGGTTGGCAATATTGTGAGCCTGTTCTCCACCGATTTTGTAAAGCTGGTATTCATCGCGTTGGTCGTTGCCTCGCCGATAGCCTGGTATGTCATGGGCAAATGGCTCGCCGATTTCCCGTACAAGATCGATATCGAGTGGTGGATGTTTGCCCTGGCGGGTGTGCTAGCCACCGGCATTGCCCTATTGACGATTAGTTTCCAGAGTGTAAAAGCGGCCCTGATGAACCCGGTGAAATCGTTGAAAAGCGAGTAG
- a CDS encoding protein of unknown function DUF214 (PFAM: protein of unknown function DUF214~KEGG: cps:CPS_4700 ABC transporter, permease protein), whose translation MLTNYLKIAFRNLTRNKAFSVINLLGLSTGITVCLMIFLFISNEFSVDNFHKNGKSIYRVMRGIENEGKEIGVSYLSGPYAPALLTDFKGQITQAVRVNPTDALVSAQDKSFHERKIIDVDPNFFTLFTFPLLKGDPATVLTEPASVVLTESTARKYFGSIDKAMGQIVKVDKNLPLKVTGIAQDVPANSHLDFDLVIPLENYKDRSWMNVWINNGIYTYVQLAPTVSKEQVERNFPRFMDKHMGQLMKQAGYHFKLSLTPLREIYFEQAAFDSVKHGDKKVVYIFLSIAILILLVACINFMNLSTVRAVERSKEIGVRKVLGAFKAHLVWQFIGESLLLTTFASLISLGLLALVFPFYKELLGYPLNLAVYAGPIGLFLIAIIGLVGFLSGSYPAFVLAAFSPIQALKGKLRMGKGGTSLRQVLVVVQFSISILLMLGTAIGTQQMSYLKNKQLGYHKEQTLVVPIDNDDIYMFFLRHKQELLAQSRVEAVSMMSGEPGGFFDGQMFDVEAHANRWKSRSEFADFDYVKTLGLKIIAGRDFSGQYPSDTTRSALINRTAAARLGWKPEEAIGKWIKNTLRDSTNRTIIGVVEDFNFLSLKEGIEPLVISPADDRRAALIRLSPGNLSATVETIQRLYAQTRPAYPFEYHFLDQKFDQMYQADLRQQTIMRVFAGLAIFIACLGLFGLASFSAQQRTKEIGVRKVLGASVGSIVNLLSGDFLKPVGIAILIASPIAWYIMNEWLQNFAYRIDLSWWVFALVGLLAVAIALLTVSFQSIKAALMNPVKSLRSE comes from the coding sequence ATGCTAACCAACTATCTCAAAATCGCCTTTCGCAACCTGACCCGAAACAAGGCTTTTTCGGTCATTAACCTGCTTGGCTTGTCTACGGGCATTACCGTTTGCCTGATGATTTTTCTGTTCATCAGCAATGAGTTCAGCGTAGACAATTTCCACAAAAATGGAAAAAGCATCTACCGCGTGATGCGCGGCATCGAGAATGAAGGGAAAGAGATCGGGGTTTCTTACCTGTCTGGGCCGTATGCACCGGCACTGCTAACCGATTTTAAAGGGCAAATCACCCAGGCGGTACGGGTAAACCCAACCGATGCGCTGGTAAGCGCTCAGGATAAGTCGTTCCATGAACGAAAAATCATTGATGTCGACCCTAACTTTTTTACCCTCTTCACCTTCCCGTTGTTGAAAGGTGATCCGGCAACCGTATTGACAGAGCCCGCGAGCGTGGTACTCACCGAATCGACGGCCCGGAAATATTTCGGCAGCATCGACAAGGCGATGGGCCAGATCGTTAAAGTCGACAAAAACCTACCGCTCAAAGTCACCGGTATTGCGCAGGATGTACCCGCCAACTCGCACCTGGATTTCGACCTCGTTATACCGCTGGAGAACTATAAAGACCGGAGCTGGATGAACGTCTGGATCAACAACGGCATCTACACCTATGTACAGCTGGCCCCAACGGTTAGCAAAGAACAGGTTGAGCGAAATTTCCCGCGCTTCATGGACAAACACATGGGACAACTCATGAAGCAGGCGGGCTATCATTTCAAGCTATCGCTCACGCCATTGCGGGAAATTTACTTTGAACAGGCGGCCTTCGACAGCGTGAAGCATGGCGACAAAAAAGTCGTCTATATCTTTCTATCGATTGCCATCCTCATTCTGCTGGTGGCCTGCATCAATTTCATGAACCTGAGCACGGTGCGGGCAGTGGAGCGCTCGAAAGAGATTGGCGTGCGCAAGGTGCTGGGGGCCTTTAAAGCGCATCTGGTGTGGCAGTTCATTGGCGAGTCGCTGCTGCTTACAACTTTTGCAAGCCTGATTTCACTGGGGCTGCTGGCCCTGGTCTTTCCCTTTTACAAAGAGCTGCTGGGCTACCCCCTGAATCTGGCTGTCTATGCAGGACCGATTGGGCTGTTCCTCATCGCTATTATCGGGCTGGTGGGTTTCCTTTCGGGAAGTTATCCTGCCTTTGTGCTGGCGGCCTTTTCGCCCATCCAAGCCCTGAAAGGTAAATTACGGATGGGCAAAGGCGGTACGTCGCTGAGGCAGGTACTGGTGGTTGTCCAGTTCAGCATTTCAATACTGCTCATGCTCGGAACAGCCATCGGTACCCAGCAAATGAGTTACCTCAAAAACAAGCAGCTTGGCTACCATAAAGAGCAAACCCTCGTCGTCCCCATCGACAATGACGACATCTATATGTTCTTCCTGAGGCACAAACAGGAACTGCTGGCGCAGAGCCGGGTAGAGGCCGTGTCGATGATGTCGGGCGAGCCGGGTGGCTTTTTCGATGGGCAAATGTTCGACGTCGAAGCGCACGCCAACCGATGGAAATCCCGGAGCGAGTTTGCCGATTTCGATTACGTAAAAACATTAGGATTGAAAATCATTGCTGGTAGGGATTTTTCGGGCCAGTACCCTTCCGACACCACCCGGTCGGCCCTGATCAATCGGACGGCAGCGGCCCGGCTGGGCTGGAAACCCGAAGAAGCCATCGGTAAGTGGATAAAGAATACATTGCGGGACAGCACGAACCGCACGATCATTGGTGTCGTTGAAGATTTCAATTTCCTTTCCCTTAAAGAAGGGATTGAACCCCTGGTGATTTCCCCCGCCGACGACCGGCGGGCGGCCCTGATCAGACTTAGCCCCGGCAACCTGTCGGCCACGGTCGAAACCATCCAGCGACTATACGCCCAGACGCGCCCGGCCTATCCGTTTGAGTACCACTTCCTGGACCAGAAGTTCGACCAGATGTACCAGGCCGACCTGCGTCAGCAGACAATTATGCGTGTTTTTGCCGGCTTAGCCATTTTCATCGCCTGTCTGGGCTTGTTTGGTCTGGCTTCTTTTTCGGCCCAGCAGCGTACCAAAGAAATTGGCGTCCGGAAAGTGTTAGGGGCTTCGGTGGGCAGTATTGTCAACCTGCTTTCCGGCGATTTCCTGAAACCAGTGGGCATTGCTATTCTCATTGCCAGCCCGATTGCGTGGTACATTATGAATGAATGGCTGCAAAACTTTGCGTACCGGATTGACCTGTCGTGGTGGGTCTTTGCCCTGGTCGGGTTGCTGGCGGTGGCTATCGCGCTCCTGACGGTCAGTTTCCAGAGTATCAAAGCGGCATTGATGAACCCGGTGAAATCGTTGCGGTCGGAATGA